From one Drosophila willistoni isolate 14030-0811.24 unplaced genomic scaffold, UCI_dwil_1.1 Seg757, whole genome shotgun sequence genomic stretch:
- the LOC124461945 gene encoding uncharacterized protein LOC124461945: protein MTSFQKRLRIKASHGILFLHIHHWGGKWESAVRSVKLHLRRVIGTNVLTFEQMHTLLSQIESVVNSRPLCTGSDTEIAYLSPAHFLIGRTYTAVPEDSYLQIPTNRLNYWQHVQAMLQGFWKRWHQEYLTSLQQRPKWTTKLPNIAIGNLVLIKDSNAPPSAWLLGRVTQVFTGDDGLVRAVQVLTKSGEVTRPITKIAALPGSETEFQGGRDVEEPIVI from the coding sequence atgacgtCGTTTCAAAAGCGCTTGCGGATCAAGGCATCAcatggaattttattcctccaTATTCACCACTGGGGTGGTAAGTGGGAGTCGGCAGTACGCTCGGTTAAGCTGCATTTGCGACGTGTAATAGGAACCAACGTCCTCACCTTTGAGCAGATGCACACACTGCTCTCGCAAATAGAATCTGTCGTTAATTCGCGACCATTGTGCACAGGATCGGATACTGAAATTGCCTACCTGTCACCGgcacatttcttaattggcaGAACATATACAGCAGTTCCTGAAGACAGCTATTTGCAGATTCCGACCAATCGATTGAACTACTGGCAGCATGTTCAAGCAATGCTTCAAGGATTTTGGAAACGTTGGCATCAAGAATACTTGACATCGCTACAACAGCGCCCGAAATGGACCACCAAGTTACCAAACATTGCAATCGGTAATCTTGTACTGATCAAGGACTCTAACGCGCCTCCATCGGCATGGCTCTTAGGACGGGTAACTCAGGTGTTCACAGGAGATGATGGCCTCGTCAGAGCGGTTCAGGTTCTCACCAAATCTGGAGAAGTCACTCGCCCTATCACAAAGATTGCAGCACTACCGGGTTCAGAAACGGAGTTTCAGGGGGGGCGggatgttgaggaaccaattgtcatttaa